The following proteins come from a genomic window of Balearica regulorum gibbericeps isolate bBalReg1 chromosome 9, bBalReg1.pri, whole genome shotgun sequence:
- the ALG3 gene encoding dol-P-Man:Man(5)GlcNAc(2)-PP-Dol alpha-1,3-mannosyltransferase, whose amino-acid sequence MAAGRGAAALRRAWRERRAALLEPSYTPLVAACLCLAEGGVNLWVIRRVPYTEIDWKAYMEEVEGFANGTLDYTQLKGDTGPLVYPAGFVYIFLGLYYATGRGTDIRLAQYLFAGLYLLNLLLVFRIYCRTNKVPPYVFFFMCCASYRIHSIFVLRLFNDPVAMAILFLAINLFLEEHWSWGCLLFSLAVSVKMNILLFAPGLLFLLLQRFGLLGCIPKLCICAVLQVILGLPFLLVNPVGYLTRSFDLGRQFQFKWTVNWRFLPEEVFQNRAFHAMLLLAHLAGLGLFALHRWHRSKESILALLKDPAERKHPSPPLTVNKIVFVLFSSNFLGVCCSRSLHYQFYVWYFHTLPYLLWCTPTAKLAHMPKVLLLGVIELCWNTYPSTVCSSLSLHICHGLVLLQLWYGTAPPLHTPPPSRKPAAISKKAQ is encoded by the exons atggcggcggggcggggggcggcggcgctgcGGCGGGCCTggcgggagcggcgggcggCGCTGCTGGAGCCCAGCTACACCCCGCTGGTGGCcgcctgcctctgcctggccGAGGGCGGCGTCAACCTCTGGGTCATCCGCAGGGTCCCCT ACACCGAGATCGACTGGAAGGCCTACATGGAGGAGGTGGAGGGCTTTGCCAACGGGACCCTCGACTACACCCAGCTGAAGGGTGACACCGGGCCGCTGGT CTACCCCGCCGGCTTCGTCTACATCTTCCTGGGCCTGTACTACGCCACGGGCCGCGGCACTGACATCCGCCTGGCACAGTACCTCTTCGCCGGACTCTACCTCCTCAACCTCCTCCTCGTCTTCCGCATCTATTGCCGAACCAACAAG GTCCCCccatatgttttcttcttcatgtgCTGCGCCTCATACCGCATCCACTCCATCTTTGTCTTGCGGCTCTTTAATGACCCAGTCGCCATGGCCATTCTCTTCCTCGCCATCAACCTCTTCCTGGAAGAGCACTGGTCCTGGGGCTGCCTCCTCTTCAG TCTGGCTGTATCCGTGAAGATGAACATCCTGCTCTTTGCCCCTGgacttctcttcctcctcctccaacgGTTTGGTCTCCTGGGCTGTATCCCCAAGCTCTGCATCTGTGCCGTGCTCCAG GTGATTCTGGGGCTGCCCTTCCTGCTGGTGAACCCCGTGGGGTACCTGACCCGCTCCTTTGACCTGGGCCGCCAGTTCCAGTTCAAATGGACAGTGAACTGGCGCTTCCTCCCAGAAGAGGTTTTCCAGAATCGAGCTTTCCACGCCATGCTGCTCCTGGCTCACCTGGCTGGCCTGGGGCTCTTTGCACTGCACCGGTGGCACAG GTCCAAAGAGAGCATCCTGGCTCTGCTGAAGGATCCTGCCGAAAGGAAACAcccatcccctcccttgacTGTCAACAA GATCGTCTTCGTCCTCTTCTCCTCCAACTTCCTGGGCGTCTGCTGCAGCCGCTCGCTGCACTACCAGTTCTACGTCTGGTATTTCCACACGCTGCCCTACTTACTCTGGTGCACCCCTACCGCCAAGCTCGCCCACATGCCCAA ggtgctgctgctgggcgtGATCGAGCTCTGCTGGAACACCTACCCCTCCACGGTCTGcagctccctctccctccacatctgccatggacttgtcctgctccagctctggTACGGCACGGCCCCGCCGCTGCACACCCCCCCGCCGAGCAGGAAGCCCGCAGCCATCTCCAAGAAGGCCCAGTGA
- the EEF1AKMT4 gene encoding EEF1A lysine methyltransferase 4, with the protein MERRRAPAANRRYRQRRFWDALYRQEGAEPREWLGGLSRFLPQLEAELRPGDRILVLGCGNSALSHDLHELGYTDVTSIDFSPACIAAMRARYACCPGLRWAVMDIRALAFPDATFDVVLEKGTLDVLMVEETDPWDVSPQATAAMHRVLAEVSRVLRPGGRFISITFAQPHFRKPHYAQEAFGWSLRHAACGDGDASAFHYFLYVMRKGQPLDPSDLALGRRLHQPPPPPAPPPPAAPPDNDEDYLLAIQL; encoded by the exons ATGGAGCGGCGGCGCGCGCCCGCCGCCAACCGCCGTTACCGGCAGCGCCGCTTCTGGGACGCGCTGTACCGGCAGGAGGGCGCCGAGCCCCGGGAGTGGCTGGGGGGGCTGTCCCGGTTCCTCCCGCAGCTGGAGGCCGAGCTGCGCCCCGGTGACCGCATCCTCGTTCTCG GCTGCGGCAACAGCGCCCTGAGCCACGACCTGCACGAGCTGGGCTACACCGACGTCACCAGCATCGACTTCTCTCCCGCCTGCATCGCGGCCATGCGCGCCCGCTACGCCTGCTGCCCCGGCCTGCGCTGGGCCGTCATGGACATCCGCGCCCTCGCCTTCCCCGACGCCACCTTCGACGTGGTGCTGGAGAAGGGCACCCTCGACGTGCTGATGGTGGAGGAGACCGACCCGTGGGACGTCTCGCCCCAGGCGACTGCTGCGATGCACCGGGTGCTGGCGGAG GTGAGCCGGGTGCTGCGCCCAGGGGGCCGCTTCATCTCCATCACCTTCGCCCAGCCCCACTTCCGCAAGCCCCACTATGCCCAGGAGGCCTTCGGCTGGTCCCTGCGCCACGCCGcctgcggggacggggacgcCAGCGCCTTCCATTACTTCCTCTACGTCATGCGCAAGGGGCAGCCCCTGGACCCCTCTGACCTGGCCCTGGGGCGCCGGCTGCaccagccccccccaccccctgccccgccACCACCCGCTGCCCCCCCGGACAACGATGAAGACTATCTCCTTGCCATCCAGCTGTGa
- the CAMK2N2 gene encoding calcium/calmodulin-dependent protein kinase II inhibitor 2, with protein MSQVLPYGEDKVGRYGAEPEAGELPFSCRLQDTNAFFGGNQGKRPPKLGQIGRAKRVVIEDDRIDEVLKGMTEKSPPGV; from the exons ATGTCGCAGGTGCTGCCCTACGGCGAGGACAAGGTGGGCCGCTACGGCGCCGAGCCCGAGGCGGGGGAGCTGCCCTTCAGCTGCCGCCTGCAGGACACCAACGCCTTCTTCGGGGGCAACCAGGGCAAGCGGCCCCCCAAGCTGGGACAGATCGGCCGCGCCAAGAGAG TGGTGATCGAGGATGACCGGATAGACGAGGTGCTCAAGGGCATGACGGAGAAGTCGCCGCCGGGGGTGTAA
- the LOC104636080 gene encoding mitochondrial ubiquitin ligase activator of nfkb 1-A yields MDAPPVTPGELLCLGSSLALSGLFYYLYRKKARVVARIQEAPKLQVDDDLPALVSAAEGRCLPYVALEGIVLPAKAVLTSHYHEGLQGVIQKLLLKEHRLIWNSLARSWSESERVLSEQVYTVPFLLASPDTGAVTQVSVESPLQAVCLPLETVYERFQQPAHGFRDLLGQYLSGEKPKGILETEEMLRVGAGLTGIGELVLHPDSSLHLQPPAQGGEYFLCLGDWQTVLADLESASGFWKGVAALCAAAGLAVLLHALCRAYRRARLKQRREDKEPDSEEAGEPEDSCVICLMRPRECVLLGCGHICCCFRCFQALPARLCPICRGPIDRVVPLYQA; encoded by the exons ATGGACGCACCACCCGTCACGCCCGGGGAGCTGCTGTGTCTGGGCTCCAGCCTCGCCTTGTCCGGCCTCTTCTACTACCTGTACAGGAAGAAAGCCAGAGTCGTGGCACGCATACAG GAGGCCCCAAAGCTCCAGGTTGATGATGATTTACCAGCACTAGTGTCTGCGGCTGAAGGGAGGTGCCTGCCTTACGTTGCCCTGGAAG GCATAGTGCTGCCAGCCAAGGCTGTGCTGACCAGCCATTACCatgaggggctgcagggcgtGATCCAGAAACTGCTTCTGAAAGAGCATCGGCTGATCTGGAACAGCTTGGCGCGAAGCTG GAGCGAGAGCGAGCGAGTGCTCTCAGAGCAGGTCTACACTGTCCCCTTCTTGCTGGCCTCACCAGACACCGGGGCGGTGACGCAAGTGAGCGTGGAGAGCCCACTCCAGGCTGTCTGCCTGCCACTGGAGACGGTGTACGAGCGATTCCAGCAGCCGGCCCACGGCTTCCGCGACCTGCTGGGCCAGTACTTGAGTGGGGAGAAGCCCAAGGGCATCCTGGAGACGGAGGAGATGCTGCGGGTGGGGGCCGGGCTGACAGGTATCGGGGAGCTGGTCCTGCACCCCGACAGCTCCCTGCACCTCCAGCCGCCGGCCCAGGGGGGCGAGTATTTCCTGTGCCTGGGGGACTGGCAGACAGTGCTGGCGGACCTGGAGTCGGCCAGCGGGTTCTGGAAGGGGGTGGCCGCGCTGTGTGCCGCGGCAGGCCTGGCCGTCCTCCTGCACGCCCTATGCCGTGCCTACCGCCGCGCCCGCCTCAAGCAGCGGCGTGAGGACAAAGAGCCAGACAGTGAGGAGGCCGGGGAGCCTGAGGACTCCTGCGTGATCTGCCTGATGCGGCCCCGTGAGTGCGTCCTCTTGGGCTGCGgccacatctgctgctgcttccgCTGCTTCCAAGCCTTGCCTGCCCGCCTCTGCCCCATCTGCCGGGGGCCCATTGACCGCGTGGTGCCCCTCTACCAGGCCTGA